One window of Myxosarcina sp. GI1 genomic DNA carries:
- a CDS encoding Uma2 family endonuclease, producing the protein MAFVRTKKVKDNEYRYLVENYRDPKGKVRQRVLEYLGPVDKSESENLMVTTDRKLSFEEYLSYVDGTNKHYELVDGKLIEMPPASFLHSDIIDFIADCFKAIARQYNLDIKVKTDVGVRTGVTSSRLPDISVIDGAIWRSYRRDKSAVIEDVLMLAVEVVSPGEEQIERDYTDKAREYQQKGIPEYWIVDPIEQKITILVLSQGQYSKTVFTGRDAIASPTFPKLKLTATEILEA; encoded by the coding sequence ATGGCGTTTGTCAGAACTAAAAAAGTGAAGGATAACGAATACCGTTACTTGGTAGAAAACTATCGCGACCCTAAAGGAAAAGTACGCCAAAGAGTTCTTGAGTATCTAGGACCAGTAGATAAAAGCGAGTCAGAAAATCTTATGGTTACAACGGATCGAAAATTATCTTTTGAAGAATATCTGAGCTATGTCGATGGCACTAATAAACATTACGAACTGGTTGACGGGAAATTAATCGAGATGCCCCCCGCAAGTTTTTTGCATTCAGATATTATTGATTTTATCGCCGATTGTTTTAAGGCGATCGCTCGTCAGTACAACTTAGATATTAAGGTTAAAACCGATGTGGGAGTCAGAACGGGAGTAACATCATCTAGGCTTCCCGATATTTCAGTTATCGATGGTGCGATTTGGCGCAGCTACCGTCGGGACAAAAGTGCCGTCATTGAAGACGTTCTGATGTTAGCAGTAGAGGTGGTTAGCCCTGGTGAGGAACAAATAGAGCGAGACTATACGGACAAAGCAAGGGAGTACCAACAAAAAGGCATTCCCGAATACTGGATTGTTGACCCGATCGAGCAAAAAATCACGATTCTAGTTTTATCTCAGGGGCAATATTCTAAAACCGTATTTACAGGAAGAGATGCGATCGCTTCTCCTACTTTCCCAAAATTAAAACTAACCGCTACTGAGATTTTAGAAGCTTGA